In Prochlorococcus marinus CUG1435, the genomic window TGAGGCCTAGCTAAAGGAGAAATTTCAACAGGATAATCGATCACAAAAGTAGGCTCTATAAGTTTTGACTCTACTTTCTGTTCGAAAACCTCATTTAAAAGTCTTCCGATGGTATTAACTTTATTCGAAAATTCTACATTTATACTTTTAACAACCTGCTTTGCTTTTTGAAAATCTCCACTGAAAGAATCAAAATCAATTCCTGTATATTTTTTGACTATATCTTTCATAGATATTCTTGACCATGGATTAGAAAAATCAATTTCCTTATTTTGATAATTTATAACTAAAGTGCCGCATGTATTAACTAATATATCTTTAATCAATTCTTCTGTTAAATCCATCATATCGACATAATTAGAAAAAGCTTGATAGATTTCAACTGAGGTAAATTCTGGATTATGCTTTGTACTGATCCCCTCATTACGAAAGATTCTCCCTAATTCATAAACTTTCTCGAATCCTCCAACAACCATTCTTTTTAAATGTAATTCTGTAGCTATCCTTAAATAAAGAGGAATATCTAATGTATTGTGGTGAGTAATGAATGGTCTTGCTTCAGCACCACCTGCTTCAGATTGCAGAATAGGAGTCTCTATCTCTAAAAAATTTCTATTATCTAGCCATTGTCTTATAAAACTTATGCATTTTGCTCTTGTTTTAAAAACATTTTTTGATTGAGGATTAACTATCAAATCTAGATAACGTTGTCTATATCTTTTTTCAATATCAGTCAACCCATGCCACTTATCGGGTAAAGGCTGTAAAGATTTGGATAACATTTCCCATTTTTCAACCTTGATAGAAATCTCACCTTTATTAGTTTTTTTAATAGTTCCAAAGACACCTATCCAATCACCAATATCAACTAATTCTTTAATATCTTCAAAAGAAAGTAATTTTTGGTTTTCAAAATTACTATTAATAATCCTCTTATCTAGATAAAGCTGAATCTGACCTTCTTGATCACTGATTGTGAAAAAGGCAATTTTACCCATTACCCTTTTTGCCATTACTCTACCCGCAAAAGAAACACTGAAGTCTTCTTCTTGACCATTTTCTAAATAATCAAATTTATTAATAAGAAAATTAGAAGTATGGGAAACTTTGAAAGTTTCTGCGTAAGAAGCAAATCCTTTACTTATTAGTAAATTAGCTTTTTGTAGGCGGGCATCTCTTATTTCAGACAAAACTAAGTTTGATATATTTGTTTTATTTAATTAAAGTATCAGACTAAGGCTCAACTTGCCAGAGATGTTGCAGTTTCTCCAACTCTCTGAGATGCATAACCAATCCCTCGAACAGTTAATATTAATTCTGGATTTCTTGGATCGGGTTCCAATTTACCTCTTAGTCTAGCCACATAAACATCTACTACTCTCAAATCTGCAGCTCTTCTAGGGGGATAACCCCATAACTGCTCTAGGATTTCAGCTCGTGGAACAACTTTACCAGGTTCATCAAATAACAATTCAAGAAGGCTAAATTCGGTATAAGTGAGGCTAATCCTTTCTCCGGCTCTAGAAACTTGTCTGCGATTAGTATCAACAACTAAACTTCCAAATTTCATAACCCCCTTACCAGATGGAACCTCTTTAGTTTCCGTAACCGACACAGTAGGGCCCATTCTCCTCAATATAGTAGCAATTCTAGCTTCTAATTCTTTTGGGCTAAATGGCTTAGATAGGTAATCATCGGCACCTAAATCTAAACCTGCAACTCTCTCTGAAATCGCCTCAAGAGCAGTTAAAAATATTATAGGAACTACAGATTCAGCCCTAATTCTTCGGCAAACTGCAAATCCATCCATTTTGGGTAGCATTACATCAAGAACTATTAAGTCAGGAGAATCTCTATGAAAAGATTCAAGAGCTTCTTCGCCATTAGTGGCTGAAAAAACTTGATATCCTGCTAGTTGAAGTCTTGTAACTAAAACCTTCAAAACTGCTGGTTCATCATCAACAACTAAAATTCTTGCTTTTGACATAGTTAAAAAAGATTTCCAGATATTTCAAAGCAAAAATTTATTGCATTGAATATTTATACTAACAATTAAAAATATAACATTAGGAACCCTCTATGGGATAATCCCAAAATTTATAAAAATTTCAAATGATCTAATTATGTGAATTTTCTTGAACACTTTTTACTTCTTTGTAAAATTTATTATGGTACTTTTCTCTCTAGAAGATTTAAAAATTTTCAAAATTCGAGAGCAAATTAAAGGTGCAAATAAACCCGTAAGAAAAACTTCAGCGAGTATATTTTGAACACTAGGGATAAAGAGTAAAAAAGTACTATCTGAAAAATTTTTAAATAGAATCTGTATAAAATAAAAAGTTCCACACACAAAACTACCAATAGAACAAATTAAACCATACCTAAAATGATCCACCCAGAAGTTACTATTAAACTTTATTTTCCCAAACCAAATTCCACATAAAATTAAACCTGGGATTTGAGTAAAATTATTATCTAGAGTTATAGAATCTAAAATTAGACCCAAAAATAAACCAAATATTAGTCCATTAATTGATCCATTAATCATTGACCAAGGCAACAACCAAAATAAAGGCCAATATGGCTGATTACCTAAAAATCCAAGCCAATTAGGGTGCCATAGAAAAATAATTGGAACAAAAATGAAAACGATTATAGGAAATTTTTTTAAAAAAAAATTTCTCATTAAATTTTCAATTTTAAGATTTGCACCCAATCAATGACATGAGGTTTTGCAATAAGTGAAATCTTTGCTGTTTTTTTTGCTTTGAATGGTTTATCTATAGATTGAACGATACCAATAGGTATATTTGGAGGTAATAAAGAACTAGCTGGCGATGATGATACAAAATCTCCAACTTTTATCTCAGCATCTTTTGAATAAAGAATTAAGCTTGGATAATCATCTCCCAAACCGACCAATAATCCATTAATTTGAATTCTATCCAGCCATACGCCTACCTTACTTTCTGGAGAGGTTAATAAAGTTACCGAAGAAGTAAATAAAGACGTATTTTTAACTCTACCTAATAATCCACCAGGACCAATTACTGCACTTCCAATTTCCACTCCATCTTTTGAACCTTTATTAAGTATTATTTGTCTCCACCAACTACCTGTTTTTCTCGAAATAACTGCAGCTGAAATTTTGTCATTTTGTGATAAATCTTGAAGAGATAAAATTTGTCGTAATCTTATATTATCGTTTTTAAGAAGGTTTAATTTTATAAGGGATTCCTGGTCTATACTCTCAATAATAACTTCTTTTTGAAATTGACCAGGCCAAAAAGGCTTAGAAATAAAATAATAAAAATCCTTATAAATAGATCCCTTGGATATCCTTACTAAAACTAAAAATAAAAAAATTGAAAACAATAGCCAATTTTTCTTTTTATGCCACCAACGATTAGTAGAAATTCGTCGGATGTTTAACATAATATTAATCCCTTATCGCGTTCCTTATAAAGTCTGGAGTATCGACAACTTTTTTAAGTTTTTTAAAATCATCTAAGACCTCCCCGCAACCATTAACTACACATAGCAATGGGTTTTCAGCAATGTGAGTAAAAATTCCAGTTTCATCACTTAATAAATCATTAATGCCTCTTACTAAAGCGCCACCTCCTGCTAGCATTATTCCTCTATCAACAATATCTGCAGCAAGTTCAGGAGGGGTTCGCTCTAATGTTCTTTTTACAGCTTCAACTATTTCGCTGAGTGTATCAGCCATAGCTTCTCTAATTTCTCCTGCTGTCAAAGTTACTGACCTAGGAAGACCAGATAGAAGATGTAAACCTCTAACTTCTAAAGTAGTTTTATCGAAATCATCATCTGGAAATGCAGATCCAATTTTGATCTTAATATCTTCTGCAGTTCTCTCTCCAACTACCAAATTGTGAACTTTTTTAAGATATAAAGTAATTGATTCATTTATTTCGTCACCAGCTATTCGGACAGATTCACTCAATACTGTTCCACCCAAACTTAATACTGCAACCTCAGTAGTACCACCACCAATATCAACAATCATTGTTCCAATTGGATCTGTTACTGGTAAAGAGGCTCCTATTGCTGCTGCAACAGGTTCATCAATTAAGTGAACTTCTCTAGCTCCTGCTAATCCAGCTTCTCTTACTGCTCTTCTCTCGACACTGGTCACTCCACTTGGAATACCAATTACTATCCTAGGAGCTACTATACCTTTGCCTTCGTTACATTTTTGAATAAATGTTTTTATCATTTGCTCTGCCGCATCAAAATCTGCGATAACACCATCTCTTAACGGTCTTACAGCTCTTATATTGCCGGGTGTTCTTCCAAGCATTAACTTTGCCTCTTTACCGACAGCTAATGGAACTCCTTCTTCTAAATCCATAGCTACCACTGATGGCTCTTGTAAAACCACTCCCTTACCTGATACATGTATAAGCGTATTGGCGGTTCCCAAATCTATGCCAATGTCTCTAGAAAATTTAAATCTGTTAAAAATCACAATAAGAATTCTTTTTATAAATAATATATCTATTTTTTTGTCAAGCTCTCACAAATCTCTAATTTAGTTATGAATAGCACGCAAAACTTTGAGCATAAAATGAAAAGATGACTATTATTAAAAAAAAAAAATTATGCAAATTAACACTATTAACCTTGTGGGCAGAGCTGGTAGAGAGCCAGATGTTAGATATTTTGAATCAGGAAGTATCGTAGCGAATTTCAGTCTTGCAGTTAATAGAAGAAGTAGAGATGAAGAGCCAGACTGGTTTAATTTAGAAATATGGGGCAAACAAGCCCAAATAGCAGCAGATTACGTAAAAAAGGGATCCTTAATTGGAATAACAGGAAGCTTTAAAATTGATAGTTGGAAAGATAAAAATACTGGGGAAGACAGATATAAACCAGTTATTAGAGTCGACAGATTAAACTTACTAAGCTCACGAAAAGAATCTGAAAATAATCAGTATTCTGAAAACAGTAACTCAAGCGAAATACCCTTTTAGTTTCTATTTTTGTAAAATCTAATAAATAATTTTATTAAAAAATATAAGGAAATTAACATTAATATTGGCTTCACAACAAATTTGATTTGATCTAAATAAGTTTCAATGATTTGGTAATTTTCACCAAAAAAATAGCCAGCATAAGTGAGAAGCGTTACCCATATTAAGCTTCCTAATGAAGTCCAAATTAAAAATTTTCTTAAAGGCATAAGTTCTATGCCAGCAGGGACAGAAATTAAAGTTCTTATACCTGGGACTAATCTGCCCCAAAAAACTAAAGAAACCCCATATCTCTCAAACCACCATTTGCTTTTATTTAAATCATGCGAAGAAATTCCTAAATATTTTCCTTTTTTATCTAAAAACTTTGAAAGCCTTTTTTCATTTACTAATTTACCTAAGTAATACCAAGGCAAAGATCCTAAAATCGTTCCAAATAAACCCCAAAAAACTAAAATATAGAAATTTAATTTTTGTTGATAAACAAAAAACCCTCCTAATGGCATTATGATTTCCGAAGGTATTGGGGGTATTATATTTTCTAAAAACATAGCCAAACAAATAGTAAGGTATGCAATAGCTGTATTCTTTTCAACAGCCAAACTAATATAGTCTGGAATTGAAGTAAGAAAATTTACAAAAATCAAACTCAAATTTAATATCTATAAAGTTCTGGTTTATAGGGTCCTTCAATAGAAACATTAATATAATCAGCCTGTTCTTTAGTTAATTTTGTTAGTTTTGCACCAATTTTATCTAAATGTAATCTAGCTACCATCTCATCTAAATGTTTGGGTAAAACATAAACCTCCTTATCATACTTATCAGACTTATTAAAAAGTTCAATTTGAGCCAATACCTGATTCGTAAAGGAATTACTCATTACGAAGCTTGGATGTCCAGTGGCACAGCCTAAGTTGACTAATCTACCTTCAGCTAAAAGAATTATTTTATTACCAGTAGGCAAAGTAATGTGATCAACCTGTGGCTTAATATTTTCCCATGGATAATCTTTTAGTGAAGCCACGTCAATTTCATTATCGAAATGTCCAATATTACAAACTATGGCCTCATCCTTCATTTTGATAAGATTTTTATGTGTTATGACTTGGTAGTTACCGGTTGCTGTAACGAAAATATCTATATCTTCCACAACGTCATCTAATGTAACGACGCTATATCCCTCCATTGCCGCTTGAAGAGCACAAATTGGATCTACTTCGGCAACTTTTACTATTGCGCCTAATCCTCTTAATGATTGTGCTGAGCCTTTACCTACGTCTCCAAAACCCATTACTAAAGCAACTTTCCCAGCAATCATCACATCAGTCGCACGCTTTATACTGTCAACTAAAGATTCTCGGCAGCCATATAAATTATCAAATTTACTTTTGGTTACTGAATCATTAACGTTAATAGCAGGAAAAGGTAAAGCTTTTTGCTTTTGCAGTTGGTAAAGTCTCGCAACTCCCGTAGTAGTTTCTTCGGTAACACCAATGATATTACTTTTAATTCTAGAATAAAAGTTACTATCAGCTTTTAACTTAGACTTAATAGACTTGAATAAAGCGATTTCTTCTTCATTACTTGGTTTATCTAAAACAGACAAATCTTTTTCTGCCTTACTCCCTAATATCAACAAGCCAGTTGCGTCACCTCCGTCATCAAGAATCATATTTGGAGAATCTGAACCCCAATCAAGTATGTAATGGGTGTACTGCCAATATTCATCTAGAGTCTCACCTTTTTTTGCATATACAGGGATTCCTTGATCTGCAATAGCTGCAGCTGCATGATCTTGAGTTGAAAAAATATTGCATGAAGCCCATTTCACCATTGCGCCAAGATCAACTAACGTTTCTATTAAAACTGCTGTTTGAATTGTCATATGAAGACTTCCAGCTATTTTTGCACCCTTAAGTGGCTTCTCAGATTGATATTTTTCTCTAAGTGCCATTAATCCTGGCATTTCAGTTTCAGCAATTTTGATTTCTTTACGCCCAAATTCTGATAAAGAAATATCAGCAATTATCGAATTTGGAATAGTTGTTTTAACAGAATTCGCGATGACCATATCTAATGAATACTTTTTCTATTAAACTATAAATGATTTTTGTGTAATTTTGTGTTTGTTGAGAACTTAACAGAGACTTTAAATTTAGGGGAAAAACTATCACAAAAATTAAATCCACAATCAATTGTGTTATTACAAGGTCCTATTGGAGCAGGTAAGACTTCATTTGTTCAAGGCATTGCTAATGGATTATCTATCTCTGAGAATGTTACAAGCCCAACATTTGCTTTATCTCATCATTACAATTCCGGAAAAATTCCGCTAATCCATCTTGATTTATATAGGCTTGAAAATATTTCTTCAGCCAGAGAAGTTTTTTTTTCTGAAGAAGAAGAGGCATTACAAAAAAAAGCCATTTTGGTTATTGAATGGCCAGAATTAATAGAATCACTTATTGAAAATTTCTGGAAAATACAAATTAGTTACGCACAAAATTACGGGAGGCACTACGAGATAAGAGATCCTAAGAAATTTTTAACATTTTCATAATTTGGTTGTTGCTCGATTGCACCTTCACCAAGACAGGTTAATAATCCACAAACACTAGCGAATTTCACACAATCTTCTATCTCTAATTCATTTGAAGGATATCCAGAAGAAATAAATTTCGAAATTAAGCCAGCGAGAAAGGCATCGCCTGCACCAGTTGTGTCAACAATTGTTTGTGAATTAGGGATTATACTTTTACCTTCTAATCCATTGATATACCAGGTAACAGGGTTTTCTCCATCCGTTATTATTACATCTGGCCTTTTTGACATTTGTTGAGATATTAGCAAAGGATTTTCATGCTCAAAAAACAAAGTCGCTTCTTCCTTAGCAAGTTTTAAAACATCAGCATGATTTAAAAATTTTTTTATTAAAGTAACTCTCTCTGCTTTACTAATTTCTGATGAAAAAATTGAATAATCCCAAAAGACCTCTCTCCAATTCAAATCAATAATGATTTTTAATTCAAATTTCTTGGCCAGTTCTAAAAGGAAAAAAATAGTCTCTGCAGATTTTGGTGATGATAGTCCATTAGTCCCGGCAACCAAATATTTTGTTTCTAAAAAAAATTTCTCTAAATTTGGAAGTTCTTTTTCGATTAAATTCTTACTTAGAGCTTCATCAGCAAAGCATGAATGAGAACTTGATTGGAATCCTGAGAAAAAACGATCTCCAAATTGATCTCTTTCTACATTAACTACACGAGTAGATAAATCATTATCTAATTGCAAGAAATCTAGATTCACCTCCAATTTATTAAATTCCTTAATTAATTTTTTTCCAAAATTATCACTTCCCAAGCGTCCAATAAATATTGATTCTATTTTTAATTTTCTTAATGCACAAGCAACATTAGCCGGAGCTCCACCCAAAAAATCTGTAGATCCTTGATTTGACTTATTTCTGATACTGTCTATTAAAGCTTCTCCAATACATACTACTTTTGTCTTCTTCATAAAATAAAATCTTATTTCTTACTTAAGAATAATTAATCAAAAACGAATATTTTTTTTTTGAATTAAAGTTTAATTAATAACTTGTTAATAGTGTCTTTTTTAAAATCCGAAACTTGGAAATGGAAAAATTGGGAAATTTCATGGTCTCTATCAAGAAAATCTACTTTTGAAAATAATATAAACATTTTGTTAATACATGGTTTTGGGGCATCCAAAAAACATTGGAGACATAATCAAGATTTTCTCGGCAAAATTTCTAATTGCTACTCAATTGACTTACTAGGATTTGGAGAAAGTAGTCAGCCGACTGCGCTATTAAATTATGAAGCTTATAAAGAAAATTCAACTAAATATTCATTTGACTTATGGAGCAATCAAATATCAAAGTTTTGTTCAGATGTAATAGGATCTCCTGTTTATTTAATAGGAAACTCAATTGGTGGTGTGATTGCATTAAAAACAGCTGAAATTCTCAAAGAAAATTGTAAAGGTGTCATTTTGATTGATTGTGCTCAAAGAACTATGGATGATAAACGCTTAAAAAAAAGTGACATTTTAATGAATTTATTTAGGCC contains:
- the lysS gene encoding lysine--tRNA ligase, translated to MSEIRDARLQKANLLISKGFASYAETFKVSHTSNFLINKFDYLENGQEEDFSVSFAGRVMAKRVMGKIAFFTISDQEGQIQLYLDKRIINSNFENQKLLSFEDIKELVDIGDWIGVFGTIKKTNKGEISIKVEKWEMLSKSLQPLPDKWHGLTDIEKRYRQRYLDLIVNPQSKNVFKTRAKCISFIRQWLDNRNFLEIETPILQSEAGGAEARPFITHHNTLDIPLYLRIATELHLKRMVVGGFEKVYELGRIFRNEGISTKHNPEFTSVEIYQAFSNYVDMMDLTEELIKDILVNTCGTLVINYQNKEIDFSNPWSRISMKDIVKKYTGIDFDSFSGDFQKAKQVVKSINVEFSNKVNTIGRLLNEVFEQKVESKLIEPTFVIDYPVEISPLARPHLDNKELVQRFELFIVGRELANAFSELIDPVDQRERMQLQQSLRDKGDFEAHCIDEDFLNALEIGMPPTGGLGIGIDRLIMLITNSPSIRDVIPFPLLKPEITSNKNEKLPLHEVK
- a CDS encoding response regulator gives rise to the protein MSKARILVVDDEPAVLKVLVTRLQLAGYQVFSATNGEEALESFHRDSPDLIVLDVMLPKMDGFAVCRRIRAESVVPIIFLTALEAISERVAGLDLGADDYLSKPFSPKELEARIATILRRMGPTVSVTETKEVPSGKGVMKFGSLVVDTNRRQVSRAGERISLTYTEFSLLELLFDEPGKVVPRAEILEQLWGYPPRRAADLRVVDVYVARLRGKLEPDPRNPELILTVRGIGYASQRVGETATSLAS
- the mreC gene encoding rod shape-determining protein MreC, with product MLNIRRISTNRWWHKKKNWLLFSIFLFLVLVRISKGSIYKDFYYFISKPFWPGQFQKEVIIESIDQESLIKLNLLKNDNIRLRQILSLQDLSQNDKISAAVISRKTGSWWRQIILNKGSKDGVEIGSAVIGPGGLLGRVKNTSLFTSSVTLLTSPESKVGVWLDRIQINGLLVGLGDDYPSLILYSKDAEIKVGDFVSSSPASSLLPPNIPIGIVQSIDKPFKAKKTAKISLIAKPHVIDWVQILKLKI
- a CDS encoding rod shape-determining protein, whose amino-acid sequence is MFNRFKFSRDIGIDLGTANTLIHVSGKGVVLQEPSVVAMDLEEGVPLAVGKEAKLMLGRTPGNIRAVRPLRDGVIADFDAAEQMIKTFIQKCNEGKGIVAPRIVIGIPSGVTSVERRAVREAGLAGAREVHLIDEPVAAAIGASLPVTDPIGTMIVDIGGGTTEVAVLSLGGTVLSESVRIAGDEINESITLYLKKVHNLVVGERTAEDIKIKIGSAFPDDDFDKTTLEVRGLHLLSGLPRSVTLTAGEIREAMADTLSEIVEAVKRTLERTPPELAADIVDRGIMLAGGGALVRGINDLLSDETGIFTHIAENPLLCVVNGCGEVLDDFKKLKKVVDTPDFIRNAIRD
- a CDS encoding single-stranded DNA-binding protein — encoded protein: MQINTINLVGRAGREPDVRYFESGSIVANFSLAVNRRSRDEEPDWFNLEIWGKQAQIAADYVKKGSLIGITGSFKIDSWKDKNTGEDRYKPVIRVDRLNLLSSRKESENNQYSENSNSSEIPF
- a CDS encoding DedA family protein, which gives rise to MSLIFVNFLTSIPDYISLAVEKNTAIAYLTICLAMFLENIIPPIPSEIIMPLGGFFVYQQKLNFYILVFWGLFGTILGSLPWYYLGKLVNEKRLSKFLDKKGKYLGISSHDLNKSKWWFERYGVSLVFWGRLVPGIRTLISVPAGIELMPLRKFLIWTSLGSLIWVTLLTYAGYFFGENYQIIETYLDQIKFVVKPILMLISLYFLIKLFIRFYKNRN
- a CDS encoding adenosylhomocysteinase: MVIANSVKTTIPNSIIADISLSEFGRKEIKIAETEMPGLMALREKYQSEKPLKGAKIAGSLHMTIQTAVLIETLVDLGAMVKWASCNIFSTQDHAAAAIADQGIPVYAKKGETLDEYWQYTHYILDWGSDSPNMILDDGGDATGLLILGSKAEKDLSVLDKPSNEEEIALFKSIKSKLKADSNFYSRIKSNIIGVTEETTTGVARLYQLQKQKALPFPAINVNDSVTKSKFDNLYGCRESLVDSIKRATDVMIAGKVALVMGFGDVGKGSAQSLRGLGAIVKVAEVDPICALQAAMEGYSVVTLDDVVEDIDIFVTATGNYQVITHKNLIKMKDEAIVCNIGHFDNEIDVASLKDYPWENIKPQVDHITLPTGNKIILLAEGRLVNLGCATGHPSFVMSNSFTNQVLAQIELFNKSDKYDKEVYVLPKHLDEMVARLHLDKIGAKLTKLTKEQADYINVSIEGPYKPELYRY
- the tsaE gene encoding tRNA (adenosine(37)-N6)-threonylcarbamoyltransferase complex ATPase subunit type 1 TsaE codes for the protein MFVENLTETLNLGEKLSQKLNPQSIVLLQGPIGAGKTSFVQGIANGLSISENVTSPTFALSHHYNSGKIPLIHLDLYRLENISSAREVFFSEEEEALQKKAILVIEWPELIESLIENFWKIQISYAQNYGRHYEIRDPKKFLTFS
- a CDS encoding carbohydrate kinase gives rise to the protein MKKTKVVCIGEALIDSIRNKSNQGSTDFLGGAPANVACALRKLKIESIFIGRLGSDNFGKKLIKEFNKLEVNLDFLQLDNDLSTRVVNVERDQFGDRFFSGFQSSSHSCFADEALSKNLIEKELPNLEKFFLETKYLVAGTNGLSSPKSAETIFFLLELAKKFELKIIIDLNWREVFWDYSIFSSEISKAERVTLIKKFLNHADVLKLAKEEATLFFEHENPLLISQQMSKRPDVIITDGENPVTWYINGLEGKSIIPNSQTIVDTTGAGDAFLAGLISKFISSGYPSNELEIEDCVKFASVCGLLTCLGEGAIEQQPNYENVKNFLGSLIS
- a CDS encoding alpha/beta fold hydrolase; protein product: MSFLKSETWKWKNWEISWSLSRKSTFENNINILLIHGFGASKKHWRHNQDFLGKISNCYSIDLLGFGESSQPTALLNYEAYKENSTKYSFDLWSNQISKFCSDVIGSPVYLIGNSIGGVIALKTAEILKENCKGVILIDCAQRTMDDKRLKKSDILMNLFRPIIKTLVRQRLVSNTLFTRAANPKVIKKILQQAYPSGKNIDEELIEILYRPSIRKNSKEAFRGFINLFNDYLATDLFDKIDIPIQLIWGEKDPWESLNEAKDWKRKFKNIKRLDIIKGAGHCPHDEEPEETNKLICEFLQETK